The Desulfonatronum lacustre DSM 10312 region AGGACCGCATCGGAGATCTGGTCCGCGACCTTGTCCGGATGACCTTCCGTGACGGACTCCGAGGTGAAGAGATAGGAACTGGTATTCCCGTGCATGCGTCTTTCCTCCTTAATGGATGTTTTTTTTGTCCGGGCTGATGATGCCGCCGGAAACCAGCAACTTGAAGGCGTCTTCCACGCCCATCTCCATGGGGATCACGGAGTGCTCAGGGACCATCAGAAAAAAACCGGATGTAGGGTTGGGTGTAGTAGGAACAAAAACATTTAAAACATTGAGACTAGTCTTGCGTTGGGTCTCGCCGGTGGCGACACCGGTAACGAACCCCAAAGCATAACTGCCTTCCTTGGGAAACTCAACCAGGACGACCCGCTGAAAATCCTGGGGGGAACGGTTGAAGATGGTCTCCACCAGCTGCTTGACCGCCAGATAGAGCTTGTTGACCAAGGGAATGGCTTCGATGATCCGGTCCCAGACGCTGACCAGCTTGCGGCCCAGATAGTTACGGACCAGAAATCCGGTGGTCAGGACGACAACGAACACCAGGATCAAGCCCAAGCCGGGAATACGGAACGGCAGAAAATTTTCTGGCCGCAGAGGTGGAGGAAGAAAGCGCAAGAATCCATCCACCCAGTTGAACAGAAGGCGCAGGAAGAAGAACGTGGCCAGGACCGGGGTCAAAAACAGGATCCCGGCCAGAAGGTTCGTCTTGATGAAGTGCTTCAGCCTGGACAACGGGCCGCGAGGGGGGGCGTCTCTGAGCATCACTGATGGTCTCCACCTGGGCCTGATCAACCGGCCTGCTCGACGATCCGGTTCGCCGCGTCCACAAGCACGACCTTAGGCTGCAAATCCGCGTATTCATCCAGGGTGAGCCAAGCATAGGCGACGATGATCACCATGTGGCCCGCGGCTCCCTTCAGTGCGGCGGCTCCATTCAGGCACATTTGACCCGGTTCGCCAAGAATGGCGTACGTCCGCAGCCGCTCGCCGTTGGTCAGGTTGTACACGTCCACCCGTTCATGCGGAAGAATGCCCGAGGCCTCCAAAAGATTCGGGCAAATGGACAAGCTACCTTCATAATCCACCCGCGCCTCGGTGACCGTGGCTCGATGGATTTTTCCGATCATGAAACAGCGACGCACCATGGAATCCCCATTATTTTCTTGAAATCAAAATGTTATCAATCAGTCTCGCGTTGGCGAAGCGCACGGCCACCGCGACCAGGACCGGGCCGGTCACTTCTTCCACGGGATAGAGCTGATCCGGATCCACCACGGCCATGTACTCAACATGGCCCAAAGGTATTTCCCGGGCATATATTTCGCCCAGGGCGGCCAGCAGTAGGGTTGCGTCGGCCTCTCCCTCTCCGACCAGCCGCGCTACATACAACAGGCCGCGATGGATGGCCGGAGCCTGGGCCCGCTCCTCGGGGCCAAGATTGACGTTGCGCGAACTCATGGCCAGACCGTCGGACTCACGCACCGTCGGCCTGCCGTGTATCTCCACGGGAAGATGCAAGTCTCTTGTGATTCGCCGGATGACGGCCAACTGCTGCCAATCCTTTTCTCCGAAAACGGCCAAGGCCGGGTTGGTCAGCACGAACAGCTTGGCAACCACCGTGGCCACGCCTCGAAAATGCGTCGGCCGCTGCACCGCGCACAATCCGCGGCACAGGGACGGCGCTTCCACCCAGGTGGCATAACCTTCCGGGAACATGGCCTCGGCCTCGGGCATAAACAGGACGTCCACGCCCGTTTCCTCGGCCAGTCGGGCGTCGCGTTCCGGATCACGCGGATAGAGCTTCAAGTCTTCTCGCGGCCCGAATTGGGTCGGATTGACGAACAGACTGACCAGAAGCGCGTCAGCGTGTTCCCTGGCCCAGCGCATCAAGGCCAGATGTCCTTCATGAAAAAAGCCCATGGTCGGCACCAGGGCCAAACGTTCGCCGGCGCAGCGCCTCTGCATGGTCCAGGATTGGATCTCGTCCGGCTGGGTGATGATTTTCATACGCTCCTCCACCATAGTGGTTGCTTGTCGCGACAAACCGTCTGCAGACGCGGCGTCCAACAATACCCGGATTCAAAAAACCTCGCCAGACCCGTCCCGGTAGTCCACCCGCTCCAGGCACAGCCCACGAGCCGGAGCCGTTGCCGGAGCCGATTCACGGCACCCTTGCGCGAGAATGTTCATGACCTGGTCCGTGGTCAATCGGCCCTTGCCGACCATGACCAGACAGCCCATAAGGTTGCGGACCATCTGCTTCAAAAAGCCGTCGGCGGTGAACAACCAAACGCTTTCTTGCGGATATATTCCAGCCCGGACATGAATGTCTTGCACCGTGCGCACCGGGCTGCGGACCGGAGTGCCTCGATTTTGAAACGCGGACCAGTCCCTGCGGCCAAGCAGTTTCAAAGCTGATTGCGCCATGGCGTCCCGGTCCAGTTCGCCGACCTGCCAAACACAGGCCCTGCGCTGGGGCAACAGCCATCGCGGTTCGTGCCAGAGGGTATAAGTGTAGGTTTTATGGATCGCGTCGAAACGAGCGTGGAAGGTTTCGAAAACTTGCTCCAGGCGGACAATGGTCACGTCCGGGGGCAAAAGCGCGTTTAAAGCACGCTGCCACGGGAGATCGCGGCGGTTTGCGGGCACGTCCACATGGGCGACCTGCCCCAGGGCGTGAACTCCCGCGTCCGTCCGTCCCGCCCCATGGACCCGGACGGGGCGACCGGCCAGTCGCTCCAAGGCGGCCTCCAGGCATCCCTGGACCGTACGGGCACCGTCCTGAAGCTGCCAGCCGTGGAATCCGGTCCCGATGTAGGCGACCTGGAACTTCAGGCGGATCGCGGAATCAATCGTCGTCACCGGATTATTGCAAAGGGAGTTGCATCCTGGTCAGGGCTTCGGTCAAGCGAGCGGCCTTTTCCGCGTCCACGAAGGAGAGCACCTCGCCGGCGTTGCGACCGCGCATCCCGGACAAAATCTTGACGGCCACGGGTTCTTCCAACGCCTCCAGGGCCTTGGCCGCCTCACGAGGCTTCATGTTGGAGTAGACGTCCACAAGATGTTTCATCTTGCGATCCTTGAGCACATCCGCTTCCTCAAGCATGCCCTGAATCCGGGACTCCAACGCCTGGAGGCGATTCAGCTTGGCGTCGAGTTCGTTTTCCAAAGCGCGCAAGGTCTGCTCCTGTCGTTGAACCTCCTCCTGACGTCGCCGCAGATTTTGCCACTCCTCGGAGAGGTCGCCCTGGGCCGCCATTTGTCGTGGTGCCCCGGCGTTTTGGCCCGGTGCGTCGGCCTGGGCCACGTCCCACGCTCCGGGGATCTCCGCGGCCGGGCCTTCTTGGGCGTGGGCCGGTTTCGTAGTGGCCAGGACGGCCTCGGCCACGACGCTTCCCGGATGATCCGAAACGTCGGTTCCGCTCCAGACGGCCAGGAAGATCAGCTTGCACAAGCTGAGTACGGCCACGGCGGCCAGAAGATTAGAAATCTTTATATTGATGCCGAATGGTTGCCATTTCATCGAGGTCCTTTTGCTCGTTGCTTTTTTCTTGCGCATGGAATTCCAGGGCTTTTTTGTTTCGAAGTCGTTCCAGAATCTTGGCGTCCTTGGATCGTTGGATCAGTTCGCCCCGACATGAGGCGACCCGGTTCGCCAGGTTTTGCAGTCGATACTCTTCACGCTGCACATCCTGCAAAAGGCGTTCCCTATAGGTGCTCCACAGCCAGAACTCGTCGGGCGTCAGCAGGTGACGGCTTTCCAAACGAGCGCCCGCTTCGTCCTGTTTGGCGCGGAGCTGTTCGACTCTCCGGGCCTGGGTCTGATAGTCCCGCTGAGCCGCCGCAAGCTCCAACCGGGCATTGTCCACAAGTTGACGCCGGTAGTCCAGAACGTTTTCCAGGGAAAAATGAAACGGCTTGGGCATGATTCATGTACCGGCGAGTATCCATCCGAGAAAAACGCCCAGCTCGCACCAGACGATTCCGGCTCCCAGGAAGTCGCCGTTGACGCCGCCCCGGAGTCGAGCCAGGCGGATCAAAAACAGCAGGCCCGCGCAGCCCAGCAGGCCGCTGAACAAGAGTGCCTTCCAGGGCACGAACGCGATTCCCAGGGCCAAGGCCGTCCCGACGGCCCAGGCCAAACGCCGGCCCGTGGCCGCGGCCAGAAAAATCCCGGCCAGGCCTGGTCGACCCAGCTCACGGGTCCGCCAAGCCAGGCCCACGGCCGCGGTCCGCCCCAGGACCGGAGCCCAGATCAGCACTCCCCACGCTCCATGGGCGAATATTTCCGGCAACAGGATCACGTACCCCGTCAGCCCCATGAACAGCCCCATGCCGCCGAAGGCTCCCATCCGGCTGTCCTTGAGCACCTCCCAGAAGCGCTCCCCCCGGGCCCCACTGCCCCAGGCGTCGCACAGGTCGACCCAGCCGTCCCAGTGCAAGCCGCGAGTCAAAACCATGGTCAGCCCCAACCACAGCCAAGCCTGAACCCATGGGCGGCCCTCGCCCAGGCCGAGCATGAAGGGCAGCGTCGCGACAAAGCCAAGGTACAGCCCGACAAGAGGGAACCAACGCACCCCGCGACCCAGGGTTTCGGCGTCGGCGATCCGGGCCGGAGCCAGCCGGGTCAGAAACCCGGCGGCCAGGATGAATTCATGCCATATTCGCAAGCAACGCCTCGCGGGTCTGATAATAAACAAACATTCGCAACCACTAAGAAGGACGCGACTACGGCTTCATGGCTTTCAGGGCCTGATACAGGGCCTGGGTTCCGTCGCGGCCGTGACCCAGGGCCGAGGCTTCCTTGTACAGCCGTTCCACCAGGTCCAGTCCGGGCAAATGGATGCCCATGCGCCGGGACTCGTCCAGGGCGATGCCCATGTCCTTGATGAAATGGTCGATCATGAATCCCGGGGCATAGTCGCTCTTGAGAATGCGTGGGGCCAGATTTTCCAGGCTCCAGCAGTTGGCCGCGCCTTTGGTCACGGATTCCAGGACCTTGGTGGGCTCCAATCCGGCCGCCGCCGCGTAGATCAGACTTTCACAAACTCCGATCATGGTCCCCGCGATGACGATCTGGTTGCACATCTTCGTGTGCTGACCAGCCCCGGCCGGTCCCTGATGGACGATGTTCACGCCCATCAGTTTGAGCAGGGGAAGCACGGCCTGAAAAGTCGTTTCGTCCCCGCCGACCATGATGGACAGCTTGGCGTTGCGCGCGCCCACGTCCCCTCCGGAAACCGGAGCATCCAGGGCGGTGGCTTGGCGTTGCCGCGCGGCTTCGGCGATTTCCACGGCCAGGCTGGGACTGGTGGTGGTCATGTCCACGCAGGCCCGGCCCGGTCGCAAACCGGCCACCAGCCCTCGTTCCCCGAAATACACTTCCCGGACATCCGGAGGGAAGCCGACTATGGTGAACACCACGTCCGCGGCTTCGGCCACGGCCTTGGGCGAGTCGGCCCAGTCCGCGCCGTTATCCAGCAAGATTTGGGCTTTGGCCTTGGTCCGGGTGAACACCACGGCCTTATATCCGGCGTCCAGAAGATGCCCGCACATGGACAACCCCATCACCCCGGTCCCGATCCATCCAATCCTCGTAGTTTCCGGCGTCACGACACTCATGTCGTTAGTCATCGTTTTCCTCCTTGGCTTATTGCATTGGACATCGCATTGTCCGTGGGCCGCGTCAGCGATTCTCACGCGACGAACACGGCCAAGCGTCAAACCTGAAGCGGCTTCTCCGTCGGGCTTCCGGCCATGGCCAGGATGGGTGCGATGATCCGGGTCATGGCTTGAGCCGTGGGG contains the following coding sequences:
- a CDS encoding DUF502 domain-containing protein, translating into MLRDAPPRGPLSRLKHFIKTNLLAGILFLTPVLATFFFLRLLFNWVDGFLRFLPPPLRPENFLPFRIPGLGLILVFVVVLTTGFLVRNYLGRKLVSVWDRIIEAIPLVNKLYLAVKQLVETIFNRSPQDFQRVVLVEFPKEGSYALGFVTGVATGETQRKTSLNVLNVFVPTTPNPTSGFFLMVPEHSVIPMEMGVEDAFKLLVSGGIISPDKKNIH
- the panD gene encoding aspartate 1-decarboxylase; this translates as MIGKIHRATVTEARVDYEGSLSICPNLLEASGILPHERVDVYNLTNGERLRTYAILGEPGQMCLNGAAALKGAAGHMVIIVAYAWLTLDEYADLQPKVVLVDAANRIVEQAG
- the panC gene encoding pantoate--beta-alanine ligase encodes the protein MKIITQPDEIQSWTMQRRCAGERLALVPTMGFFHEGHLALMRWAREHADALLVSLFVNPTQFGPREDLKLYPRDPERDARLAEETGVDVLFMPEAEAMFPEGYATWVEAPSLCRGLCAVQRPTHFRGVATVVAKLFVLTNPALAVFGEKDWQQLAVIRRITRDLHLPVEIHGRPTVRESDGLAMSSRNVNLGPEERAQAPAIHRGLLYVARLVGEGEADATLLLAALGEIYAREIPLGHVEYMAVVDPDQLYPVEEVTGPVLVAVAVRFANARLIDNILISRK
- the truA gene encoding tRNA pseudouridine(38-40) synthase TruA; its protein translation is MTTIDSAIRLKFQVAYIGTGFHGWQLQDGARTVQGCLEAALERLAGRPVRVHGAGRTDAGVHALGQVAHVDVPANRRDLPWQRALNALLPPDVTIVRLEQVFETFHARFDAIHKTYTYTLWHEPRWLLPQRRACVWQVGELDRDAMAQSALKLLGRRDWSAFQNRGTPVRSPVRTVQDIHVRAGIYPQESVWLFTADGFLKQMVRNLMGCLVMVGKGRLTTDQVMNILAQGCRESAPATAPARGLCLERVDYRDGSGEVF
- a CDS encoding MotE family protein; translation: MKWQPFGINIKISNLLAAVAVLSLCKLIFLAVWSGTDVSDHPGSVVAEAVLATTKPAHAQEGPAAEIPGAWDVAQADAPGQNAGAPRQMAAQGDLSEEWQNLRRRQEEVQRQEQTLRALENELDAKLNRLQALESRIQGMLEEADVLKDRKMKHLVDVYSNMKPREAAKALEALEEPVAVKILSGMRGRNAGEVLSFVDAEKAARLTEALTRMQLPLQ
- the fliJ gene encoding flagellar export protein FliJ → MPKPFHFSLENVLDYRRQLVDNARLELAAAQRDYQTQARRVEQLRAKQDEAGARLESRHLLTPDEFWLWSTYRERLLQDVQREEYRLQNLANRVASCRGELIQRSKDAKILERLRNKKALEFHAQEKSNEQKDLDEMATIRHQYKDF
- a CDS encoding adenosylcobinamide-GDP ribazoletransferase encodes the protein MRIWHEFILAAGFLTRLAPARIADAETLGRGVRWFPLVGLYLGFVATLPFMLGLGEGRPWVQAWLWLGLTMVLTRGLHWDGWVDLCDAWGSGARGERFWEVLKDSRMGAFGGMGLFMGLTGYVILLPEIFAHGAWGVLIWAPVLGRTAAVGLAWRTRELGRPGLAGIFLAAATGRRLAWAVGTALALGIAFVPWKALLFSGLLGCAGLLFLIRLARLRGGVNGDFLGAGIVWCELGVFLGWILAGT
- a CDS encoding NAD(P)-dependent oxidoreductase, with protein sequence MTNDMSVVTPETTRIGWIGTGVMGLSMCGHLLDAGYKAVVFTRTKAKAQILLDNGADWADSPKAVAEAADVVFTIVGFPPDVREVYFGERGLVAGLRPGRACVDMTTTSPSLAVEIAEAARQRQATALDAPVSGGDVGARNAKLSIMVGGDETTFQAVLPLLKLMGVNIVHQGPAGAGQHTKMCNQIVIAGTMIGVCESLIYAAAAGLEPTKVLESVTKGAANCWSLENLAPRILKSDYAPGFMIDHFIKDMGIALDESRRMGIHLPGLDLVERLYKEASALGHGRDGTQALYQALKAMKP